The DNA sequence ATTACTACCAACCTTTATAGAATGAAAAGAATTACTATGGAATGCTATGGACAATTGTATGCCAATGAATTAGACAATGTAGATGACATGGATAGATTCCTAGAAAGAcactaccaaaactgactcaagaagaaaagaaaatctgaatagatgtACAGCaataaagagattgaattagtaatggaaaaaactacaaaatgaaaAGCGTAGGCCctaatggcttcactggtgaatgcTATCAAGTATTTAAGTTGATACCAATTGCTCACAAACTTCAAAAAGTAGAAGAGGGAACACtttttaactcattctatgaggtcagtattaccctgatatcaaaaccagacaaagataatCTCAAAGAAAACTACATACCAATCACTTTTAAATATAGatccaaaaatcctcaaaaacatACTAGCAAAATAGGattcagcaacatataaaaaaggATTTtgcaccatgaccaagtgggatttatgcAATTAATGTGATGCATTGTATCAGTAGAATAAAGGAGAAGCATAGGATCATTGACAAAACTTACTCTccattcaaaaacaaacaaaaaaacccagaacttCCTCAATCTGAACCTACAGTTGATattatacttaatgatgaaagactaaGACTTTCCCCCGAGAAAGCAGGGAATTCATGTTCTTGGATTGAAGGATAATATTAAGATGGCAATATTCcctaaattgatctacagattcaatgcagtctcTATCAGAATCCCAGCTGACTTTTTGTTTGTTGCAGAGATTGACAATCTAATCTTTAAAGTCATATGGAAATCCAAGGGACCTCCAAAATAGCCAAATAGTCTTGAAGAGGGTCAAAGTTGGAGGACTAAAACatcctgattttaaaactaattacaaagctacagtaatcaagacagtgtggttcTAGCATAAGGATAGCATATTGGTCAATAGAATAGAATTTAAATCCTAAGAAATAAGCCCTTACATTTCTCATCAATTGATCTGTGACAGACTTGCCAAGATATCTCAATAGCGGAAAGTGTAGCATCCTCAATGAATAGTGCTGGGACAGCTGAATTCAGGCGTACCTCGGAGATACTGAGGGCTTTGTTTCTGGCCACTGCAGTAAACCAAGTCGTGAActttttggtttctcagtgcatgtgaaagttatgtttacacgATAGTGTAGTCTATTCagtatgcaatagcattatgtcttaaGGAGCatgccttaattttaaaatacttcattgcCTAGatatctgagccttcagtgagtgaTAATCGTTTTGCTGGTAGAGGATCTTgtctcaatgttgatggctgctgactgatcagggtggtggttgcagaaagttggggtggctgtggcaacttcttaaaataagacaatgaagtttgcagcattgactcttcctttcacaaaagatttctctatgTTGCATGCAATTGTGTTTGATAGAATTTtactcacagtagaacttctttcaaaattggagttaaTCCCCTCAAAACCGGCTGCTGCTTTGTCAACTAAGTGTGTGTACTCTTTTCTAAAACTACCTCCTATGTGGTCATTTCAGTGAGGTTTGCAGCCTCTTCACTGGGAGGAGATTCCGTCTCaataaaccactttctttgctcatccataaggaGTAACTCCTCACTCCACTCCTTACctattcaagttttatcatgggGTTGCAGCAGTGCAGCCACATCTTCAGTCAGGATTCACTTCTAATTCAAGTTCTCTTGTTATTGCtatcacatctgcagttactaCCTGAAGCCTTGAACCCCTTGGTTATCCATTAgactggaatcaacttcttccaaacgcCTGTTAATGCTGGGGTGTTTTTTGGGGGGAGTGGGACAGGGGCTTGCTTTGGCACccagaggagtctcactctgtcacccaggctggagtgcagtggcacaatcacagctcgctttctgggctcaagtgaccctctcacctaagcctcccaagtacctgggactacagatgcacgccaccacacccagctaatttttaaaatattctgtataaAGTCTTACCTTACTGCCCTTGTTcaaggatgatcttgaactcctgggctcaagggatcctcctgcctcaacctcccaaagtgctgggattagccaccatgccagccataaattaaaaaaaaaaaaaaaaaaaaaagctgggtgcagtggctcacacctatagtaccagctacttgggaggctgaggtgggaggatcgcctgagcccaggagttcaaggctgcagtgagctgtgatcacatcattacactccagcctgggtgacagagtgagactccacatcTAAAAACATCAGGCATTTACAATTATACTTCCAAGTGTGATCTTGAGCCTTAAGGTTTTACTTACTCTTACATCATCAGCATCTTCTTTTAACTTTGCCAGAAATCTGACTTCAATGAGAGTAACCTGATTACACATCTGAGTTGTCACAGAATATGCACAGAACGGCCTCAGTATAGCAATGCCGCCAATAAGAgaagtttaaaattgttttcacagTTCCTCTTGTCCTTGGGGTGGACCCATCCCAGGGCGTAAATTAAATTACTACATTGTTACATTACTTAGAATAGTTCCTTGGTGGTTAGGCCCCCGTTAGAAACCAAGTTAAGTTTATTTGTTTTCCTAACTTCCACTTTTAGAGGCTGCTTTAAAGAATGTGTTTGGTCTTTTGTggcaatatgaaatatttttgaaatagtaaccattttaaaacattttatcctTGGGCTGGGCGCCATGGGTCATGCctcagtcccagcactttggccatAAGCACTCTTGCCTTTGAGGGGTCGACTTCCGTTGTCTCTCACGTCCCTGCTGAAGCATGTGTACCTTTTCCCCGTGATGTACACAGCCTGGGGCTGGAAGTTGACAGCGGGGGATGCACCACCTCAAGTCCACCCGAGACATGGCTTCTGGTTTTAAGTccctattaaatgtttatttctgagaaactgaactTGTCAGACTCTTTCTTCAGCCCCTTAGCTCCCTGGGTCTTTGGGGGCAGGTCTGCATATACCTGCTCACTGACAAACAGTATCTTTGGGACCAGCACCTCCAGGATTATGTTGGTCTCTCTTCCAGGAATCTACAGGAGGAAGGAAGCTAGACGTTGTAGCTGGTCTTGGAAATTCAACTGGTATTCGCAGTTTCCCTTTTTTACTAAGCACTTCGCTTTCCCCCTGTTGTTTTCCTGGAAAGATTCCAGGGGTGGAGGGTAGCAGGGCCATCTCAGGATAGTACCACAGCCCACCCACCGTCAGTTCCAACAGGCTCTACATGTTCCCATAATGATTTACCCGGATGTTTTAATCCAGTTAGTTAAGGAATTGTTAGCAGACAACCTGCAAAAAGCCTGGATATATAATACTGGGGGAGGTGGGCTTGGGGTCATGGTGGAGTCAGTGTCCGCATGACCTTGTGATTCTCACTCTTGGTCCAGACCAAAGCCTTCCCCACCCCGTGGAGATCCACAGCCCTGCAGGGCCTTGGGGACAATGTGTGGATAAGATTTCATGGCATCTGGATCCAGGTGGCTTCTTGCCTGTTGTGGTTTGCTTGTGAACTCATCAAAATggccaaactttttattttactgtattatttatgtattttgagacggGTTATCTCTttgctgaccaggctggagtgcagtggtgcaatcacggctcactgcagcctgacctctctggttcaagtgatcctcccgcctcagcctcccgagtagctgggattacaggcacaggccaccatgcccggataactTTGgtattttggggtttgttttgttttgttttagacggagtctcactctgtcaccaggctggagtgcagtgacacgatcttgttttgttttttttttagacggagtttcactcttgttgctcaggctggagtgcagtggctcaatctccagctcaccgcaacctccacctcctgggttcaagcaattctccctgcctcagtctcccgagcagctgggattacaggcatgtgccaccacacctggctaattttgtatttttagtagagatggggtttctccatgttggtcagggttggtctcaaactcctaacctcaggtgatccgcccacctcggcctcccaaagtgctgggattacaggcctgagccactgcgcccggctaccatcttggctcactgcaatatccgcctctcaggttcaagcgattcttctgcctctacctcctgagtagctgggactacaggctcgagccaccatgcccggctaatttttgtattttagtagagacgaggtttcatcatgttggctaggatggtctcgatctcttggccccgtgacccaccctcctcagcctcccaaagtgctgggattacacgcatgagccaccgcgcgccccgcccccccccaagtttttgtattttttgtagagacggcgtttcctcatgttgcccaggccggtttcaaactcctggactaaagtgatccacctgcctcggcttctcaaagtactgggattacaggtgtgtgccactgtgcccaaccaaaaaaatttttaaatcttgtgTGGATATTCACGATGGTGGGGGGGGGCGGAGAAGCCCTGCTCAAGCCACGTGCGGCAGTTATTTTTCCCGGCAAGGAAGTTTACTGGGAAGCTTCCCCTGAAATGGACGTGGACGTCTGGGTTCCCTGGGCACCTTCCCGGCAACACTCGGATCAGGGGACAAAAGGTGGTCTCTCTGGCAGAGCAGAAGGAATCAAAGCCGCTAGGTTATGTGAGCAAAACCAGCAGAAACCACAGGGAAAACAAGCCCAGCAGCGAATTTCCTGAAGCCCTCATTCCTTCCCCATTTCCGAGGAAGAAATCTACAATTacagagggaaaaaacaaaaactttccaaTTTTAGCAGCAAATAACTTTGGCGCGTTTGCAATCTCGCCAGTCTTCAAGGAGTAGATAATGTTTATGCTTCTTAAACAGTTACAGAGCACAACAGGAAGAAAGACCTGCCAGTTTTGCTTCCAAATCCAGTTTACCTCTGATGCTGGCCCCATCTCTGTGCCACCCGCAGACTCTCgcaccctccctctctccttctctccctcacccCCTCACCAAATCTGGGACTTGGCACTCTCGGTCCCCCACAGGCATCAGCATTTGGGTGAGAAAATATCAGGCTCAAGCTGCTCTTAACCACGTTTATTGAGAGGGGCCGGGGAAGGGGATGGGACGGTCCGCCCCGTGGCGGGGTTTTCAGGCCCCGCGGGTGGGCAGCGTCTTGTCCTCAGGTGTAGCTACTCCACTCTCGGCTCAGCCGAACATTGTCAGGACCCCCTGGAAAGCAGAGGCCGAGCTTGAGGGCCCCCAAGAACTCAGGCCAGGGCGCGGCAGCGGCCGGCTCTGTCGGGAGTGGGAGCGGGGCGGGTCCGCTGGCGTCTCCGGGGTATGCGCACCCGCGCGGGGCCACCTCAGCCCTCCCCGCCCCTGCAGCTCGGATGTGCCCCACCCAGTTCCCACCGGGAAACCCAGGCTTATTCCAGGGACAGGGCTTGGAGGGGCTGGACAGGAAACAGCCCTGACGTAGGGCCTGGACACCTCTGGTGCAATTTTGAGGCTGGCCGGGAAGGGACGCCCGTGCAGGGAGGGTTCCCGGGGTGCCCACGTTACCAGCAGGGACTTCACGGCCCCCAGGGCCTCGGGGCCCAGCTCAGCCACACACTTCTGGGAGCCTTCTACGAGGTGGTTCACGGGGATGCCCAGGCTTGTCAGCAGGAGTTTCAGCAGGTTGAGGGTCCCGAGGGGGTTGAGGGTGCCGAGGGGGTTGAGGCTGCCGAGGGGGTTGAGGCTGCCGAGGGGGTTGGCCGCGGTGCCGAGGGGGTTGGCCAGGGTCCCAGCCGCAGCCTCTGCTCCCGACTCCAGCTCAGTGACAGGCTGGGCCACATGCTTGGCCGAACCCACAAAGAAAGCAGCAGCTGCAAGCAAACAGGGAGGGGTCACCGCCTGCGCGCAGGGGTCCCCAGAAGGCGGGCCCAGGACGCGCCCCCGCGGAAGGCGCCCAGGAACCGTCGCGCCCTGCCCGGCTCCCTGACCGCCCTCTCCCTCCTGCGCCGAGGCCTGCCGGGAGCGAGCCCCCGGGACACAGGGGACTCTGGGGAGGCGGCCCCGCGAGGACACGCTGCAGGGACACCAGAGTGGCCTGAGGGTGGCGGAAGGACCGGTGAACTCTGTGCCGGCTCTAGGGCGGGCTCCCAAAGGAGAGGACCCTCGCGCTGCACCTTGCAGGATGAGGGGACAGACGGCTGTTCCCAGGCCAGGCGCGGCCCCTGTCCTGGCTCGAGGCTGGAGAGAGCCCTGAGAGGAGGGAGGCCTAGGGCTGCAGGCGCGGGAAGCGCAGGCGCGGGGCCCCGGGACGGGCCGCGGGGTGGCGGAGCCCCCTGGGCGCTGGGCGAGGCTGGAAGGACCCTGGGATCCAGGATCGGCGCAGGCAGGGGCGGGGCACGGCGGGCGCCGCGGCCTCAGGCCCCACCGTGCGGGCCAGGAGCCCGGGGCGCTCACCGGAGCTGCAGAACAGGGCCACGCAGAGCCCCAGGGGGGCGGCGGTGAGCTTCATGGCGCAGGGGCTCGGGGCGCGCTGGGGACCTGCGGATGCCCGGGCCTGGCCACGGGGCTTCATATACCCGGTCCTCGCCCCTCCAGGCCGGCCTCGCCCATGCTCCTGAGAAAGCCCTCCCTGCTCCGCTCATGGCCGAGCCCTGGCCAACTTCCTGCTGCGGCCGGCGGGCCCTGGGAAGCCAGTGACCCCTTCCCTGCCTGGGGTACTTCCTCTTGGCAGGGGCTGGGACCCAGAGCTGGGCCGTCTGAGAGCAGGCAGGCCTGGCCTTTGTCTCCCCGAGGCCCACCCGGCCCGCACCTTCACTTTGCGGTCTGACCCCGTGGGCCTCACTGCAGGGCTGGGCCCTGGTGAGGCGGAGGTTCCCTCGCGCCAGAGCAGGTGCGCGGGCGGCGCAGGTCCCGGCTGGGAGACGGCAGCAGGTCGGTGGTCCCTGCCTCTGATCCCAGACCGTGGCAATGTCAGGCAATGGGGGTCCTCGTGGGCGCCTTCTGGGCTTGGGGAAGCCGAGGTGGAGGCGCCAGAGACGATCAGGCCTCATTCCTGGCCACCTCCCTGGCCGGGCCACAGGCAGCCATAGTTGCAACACAGAAAGAACTGGGGCGTTTTTCTGTCTTCGAAACTAGCCTCGACACCAGTGGATGGGCCTCGTCTGTTCCAGAGTCTCTCTAAATGTCCTCACTCGTCTGTCACTGCAGAAGTGTGACAGATGGAGAGCAAAACACTTTTTGAAAAGTTTTGTAAATGATACATAAATTAATTTGCTTTTAgcccttttttccccctctatttTTTGACCCCAGGCATCGAGCATTGAGTGACTCACTTTTTGGTTCATGGCTGATCTCAGCATTCGTTGGTGCAAAGcctctcttttattttgtaaagcGTAGCTGGCATGCATGGTACACTGGCTCCTGGTGGGAAGACCTGACTCTTCAGGCAGTGTCCTGGAATGCCTTTGCCATGGCTGATAGCATGTCTTATCCCTCAGCCACCCGGAGCTACTGCGGCCTCCTCCGCACCTGCAGACAGTTGTGGCTTGCTAACTGTCAGGAACAGGTGCACGC is a window from the Rhinopithecus roxellana isolate Shanxi Qingling chromosome 3, ASM756505v1, whole genome shotgun sequence genome containing:
- the SCGB3A1 gene encoding secretoglobin family 3A member 1 produces the protein MKPRGQARASAGPQRAPSPCAMKLTAAPLGLCVALFCSSAAAFFVGSAKHVAQPVTELESGAEAAAGTLANPLGTAANPLGSLNPLGSLNPLGTLNPLGTLNLLKLLLTSLGIPVNHLVEGSQKCVAELGPEALGAVKSLLGVLTMFG